From the genome of Streptacidiphilus rugosus AM-16, one region includes:
- a CDS encoding adenosylcobinamide-GDP ribazoletransferase, giving the protein MLGLFEALRFAFGTLSVLPVRVSRWDRPTAGRAMAIAPVVGVVLGALAAGVAAALAWADGGSLLAAVAGIAALAGLTRGLHLDGLADVADGLGSSRPPAAALKIMKASDIGPFGVLVLLLTLFAQIAAVARCFDLGLEKGAFALLLAGAVSRTTLLLGCRDGVPSAREDGLGAMVAGTVRGRHVALIALTTVTVLALGAYGLADSGGNRLPLALGTLVAAVVAIALASLLLTHCVRRFGGMTGDVLGAMVESSATAALLVWTLFAAATP; this is encoded by the coding sequence TTGCTGGGACTGTTCGAGGCGCTGAGGTTCGCTTTCGGGACCCTGTCGGTGCTGCCGGTGCGGGTGAGCCGCTGGGACCGGCCGACCGCCGGGCGGGCGATGGCGATCGCGCCGGTGGTGGGGGTGGTGCTCGGCGCGCTCGCCGCGGGCGTCGCCGCGGCCCTGGCGTGGGCGGACGGCGGGTCGCTGCTGGCGGCCGTGGCCGGGATCGCCGCCCTGGCCGGGCTGACCCGGGGGCTGCATCTGGACGGACTGGCCGACGTGGCCGACGGGCTGGGCAGCAGCCGCCCGCCCGCCGCCGCACTCAAGATCATGAAGGCCTCGGACATCGGCCCCTTCGGGGTCCTGGTCCTGCTGCTCACGCTGTTCGCGCAGATCGCCGCCGTCGCCCGCTGCTTCGACCTGGGGCTGGAGAAGGGCGCGTTCGCCCTCCTGCTCGCCGGGGCCGTCTCCCGCACCACGCTGCTGCTCGGCTGCCGGGACGGTGTGCCCTCCGCACGTGAGGACGGACTCGGCGCCATGGTCGCCGGGACCGTCCGCGGCCGGCACGTGGCCCTGATCGCGCTGACGACGGTGACGGTGCTCGCGCTCGGCGCCTACGGCCTCGCCGACTCCGGGGGCAACCGGCTTCCGCTCGCACTCGGCACCCTGGTCGCCGCCGTGGTCGCGATCGCCCTGGCGTCACTCCTCCTGACGCACTGCGTGCGTCGTTTCGGCGGAATGACCGGAGATGTCCTGGGTGCGATGGTGGAGTCCTCGGCAACGGCCGCGTTGCTGGTCTGGACGCTTTTCGCTGCTGCCACCCCGTAG
- a CDS encoding aldo/keto reductase family protein, giving the protein MEFRHLGRSGLVISEIAYGNWLTHGSQVEEDAATACVHAALDAGITTFDTADVYAATRAESVLGRALKGQRREGLEIFTKVYWPTGPGKNDTGLSRKHVMESIDGSLRRLQTDYVDLYQAHRFDTATPLEETMVAFADIVHAGKAHYIGVSEWTADQIRAAHALARELRIPLVSSQPQYSALWRVIEGEVVPTCEELGIGQIVWSPIAQGVLTGKYLPGAEPPAGSRATDDKGGANMISRWLRDDVLERVQQLKPLAADAGLTLAQLAVAWVLQNPNVSAAIVGASRPEQVAENVKAAGVKLDSELLKRMDEILAPVAEFDPAKTAENSPKGRVQ; this is encoded by the coding sequence ATGGAGTTTCGTCACTTGGGCCGTAGCGGCCTCGTCATCAGCGAGATCGCCTACGGCAACTGGCTCACCCACGGCTCCCAGGTCGAGGAGGACGCGGCCACCGCCTGCGTCCACGCCGCACTCGACGCGGGGATCACCACCTTCGACACCGCGGACGTCTACGCCGCCACCCGCGCCGAGTCCGTGCTGGGCCGCGCGCTCAAGGGGCAGCGCCGCGAGGGCCTGGAGATCTTCACCAAGGTCTACTGGCCGACCGGCCCCGGCAAGAACGACACCGGCCTGAGCCGCAAGCACGTCATGGAGTCGATCGACGGCTCGCTGCGCCGTCTGCAGACCGACTACGTCGACCTCTACCAGGCCCACCGCTTCGACACGGCGACGCCGCTGGAGGAGACGATGGTCGCCTTCGCCGACATCGTCCACGCGGGCAAGGCCCACTACATCGGCGTCTCCGAGTGGACCGCCGACCAGATCCGCGCCGCGCACGCGCTGGCGAGGGAGCTGCGGATCCCGCTGGTCTCCTCGCAGCCGCAGTACTCCGCGCTGTGGCGGGTCATCGAGGGCGAGGTCGTGCCGACCTGTGAGGAGCTCGGGATCGGCCAGATCGTCTGGTCCCCGATCGCCCAGGGCGTGCTGACGGGCAAGTACCTGCCCGGCGCCGAGCCTCCGGCCGGTTCGCGGGCCACGGACGACAAGGGCGGCGCCAACATGATCTCCCGCTGGCTGCGGGACGACGTGCTGGAGCGCGTGCAGCAGCTCAAGCCGCTCGCGGCGGACGCGGGGCTGACCCTCGCTCAGCTGGCGGTGGCCTGGGTGCTGCAGAACCCGAACGTCTCGGCCGCGATCGTGGGGGCCTCCCGCCCCGAGCAGGTCGCCGAGAACGTCAAGGCCGCGGGCGTGAAGCTCGACTCGGAGCTGCTCAAGCGGATGGACGAGATCCTGGCCCCGGTCGCCGAGTTCGACCCGGCGAAGACGGCCGAGAACTCCCCCAAGGGCCGCGTGCAGTAA
- the cobT gene encoding nicotinate-nucleotide--dimethylbenzimidazole phosphoribosyltransferase, with translation MSTFDLDEFSAQVARPDDEYRLAAEERFAALDLPRDALGELQDLAGWLAAVQAQVPTRPIERAKVLVFAADHGIASLGVSVLPPGTTARRVASVLDGTAPVSVLARQFGAQVRVVDMGVDADESAFPAEVTRHRIRRGSGRIDVENALTREEAERAFAVGIALADEEADSGTDLVVLGDLGVGSTTVASVLIGVLCGTDAAAVTGRGSGIDDRLWMVKCAAVRDALRRARPVLADQIDLLAAVGGADFAAMSGFLLQCALRRMPVLLDGVVSTACALVAQRIAFRAPEWWRAGQVTGEPAQAKAYERMSVTPLQNQRVSAGGGAGALMSLPLLRAAAALLAELPLPAPAEEEPKPDEHISAAATEPSSADGAEG, from the coding sequence GTGAGCACCTTCGACCTCGACGAGTTCTCCGCGCAGGTGGCGCGGCCCGACGACGAGTACCGCCTCGCCGCGGAGGAGCGCTTCGCCGCGCTCGACCTCCCGCGCGACGCCCTCGGCGAGCTCCAGGACCTGGCCGGATGGCTCGCCGCCGTCCAGGCGCAGGTGCCGACCAGGCCCATCGAGCGGGCGAAGGTGCTGGTCTTCGCCGCCGACCACGGCATCGCCTCGCTCGGCGTCTCCGTCCTCCCGCCGGGCACGACCGCGCGCCGGGTCGCGTCCGTGCTGGACGGCACCGCGCCGGTCAGCGTGCTGGCCCGTCAGTTCGGCGCGCAGGTGCGCGTGGTGGACATGGGTGTGGACGCCGACGAGTCCGCCTTCCCCGCCGAGGTGACGCGCCATCGGATCCGGCGCGGCTCCGGGCGGATCGACGTCGAGAACGCGCTGACCCGCGAGGAGGCGGAGCGCGCCTTCGCCGTCGGCATCGCCCTCGCCGACGAGGAGGCGGACTCCGGCACCGACCTGGTGGTCCTCGGCGATCTCGGCGTCGGTTCGACGACCGTGGCCTCGGTGCTGATCGGCGTGCTGTGCGGCACCGACGCGGCGGCGGTCACCGGCCGCGGCTCCGGCATCGACGACCGCCTCTGGATGGTGAAGTGCGCCGCGGTCAGGGACGCGCTGCGCCGGGCCCGTCCGGTGCTGGCCGACCAGATCGACCTGCTCGCCGCGGTCGGCGGCGCGGACTTCGCGGCCATGTCCGGGTTCCTGCTGCAGTGCGCGCTGCGCCGCATGCCGGTGCTGCTGGACGGCGTCGTCTCGACCGCCTGCGCGCTGGTCGCCCAGCGGATCGCCTTCCGCGCCCCCGAGTGGTGGCGCGCGGGCCAGGTCACCGGCGAACCGGCCCAGGCCAAGGCCTACGAGCGGATGAGCGTCACCCCGCTGCAGAACCAGCGCGTCTCGGCGGGCGGGGGCGCGGGCGCACTGATGTCCCTCCCCCTGCTCCGGGCCGCGGCGGCGCTTCTCGCCGAACTCCCGCTGCCGGCCCCGGCGGAGGAGGAGCCGAAGCCCGACGAGCACATATCCGCCGCCGCGACGGAGCCCTCCTCGGCTGACGGCGCCGAGGGCTGA
- a CDS encoding leucyl aminopeptidase, which translates to MTAVSLSTSTAAALRADAVVVAVAKGPKGLVLAPGSEAVDEAFDGKLAEVLATLGATGAEGEAVKVPAAATLKAPLVLAVGLGEAAEGGYAAEALRKAAGVAARTLHGSKKAALALPATEADAVEAVALGALLGAYTFTACRSDAAKAEAKTPLTEVVLVGGKRGDKAAKAAVERATVLAEEMNRARDLVNQPPNDLFPKSFAEIATAAAKEHGLKIEVLDEKALTKGGFGGILGVGGGSARAPRLVKIAYTHPKAKGSLAFVGKGITYDSGGISLKPAGHNETMKCDMAGAGAVFASVIAAARLGLQVNVTGWLALAENMPSGSATRPGDVLRMYGGKTVEVLNTDAEGRLVLADAIVRAGEEKPDAIVDVATLTGAMMMALGSRTFGVMANDDAFRETVHTLAESAGEPAWPMPLPAHLRGGMDSTVADIANMGERMGGGLVAGLFLKEFVADGITWAHLDIAGPAFNEAAPFGYTPKGGTATAVRTLVALAEHAADGKL; encoded by the coding sequence GTGACTGCAGTGTCTTTGAGCACCTCCACGGCCGCCGCGCTGCGCGCGGACGCCGTCGTCGTGGCCGTGGCCAAGGGCCCGAAGGGCCTGGTACTGGCTCCGGGCTCGGAGGCGGTCGATGAGGCGTTCGACGGCAAGCTCGCCGAGGTCCTCGCCACCCTCGGCGCCACCGGCGCCGAGGGCGAGGCCGTCAAGGTGCCGGCCGCCGCCACGCTGAAGGCCCCGCTGGTGCTGGCCGTCGGCCTGGGCGAGGCGGCCGAGGGCGGCTACGCCGCCGAGGCGCTGCGCAAGGCCGCCGGTGTCGCCGCGCGCACCCTGCACGGCAGCAAGAAGGCCGCCCTCGCGCTGCCCGCCACCGAGGCCGACGCCGTCGAGGCCGTCGCCCTGGGCGCGCTGCTCGGCGCGTACACCTTCACCGCCTGCCGCAGCGACGCCGCCAAGGCCGAGGCCAAGACCCCCCTCACCGAGGTCGTCCTCGTCGGCGGCAAGCGCGGCGACAAGGCGGCCAAGGCCGCCGTCGAGCGCGCCACCGTGCTGGCCGAGGAGATGAACCGGGCCCGCGACCTGGTCAACCAGCCGCCGAACGACCTCTTCCCCAAGTCCTTCGCCGAGATCGCCACCGCGGCGGCCAAGGAGCACGGCCTCAAGATCGAGGTCCTCGACGAGAAGGCGCTGACCAAGGGCGGCTTCGGCGGCATCCTCGGCGTCGGCGGCGGCTCGGCCCGCGCGCCGCGCCTGGTGAAGATCGCCTACACCCACCCGAAGGCCAAGGGCTCGCTCGCCTTCGTCGGCAAGGGCATCACCTACGACTCGGGCGGCATCTCGCTCAAGCCGGCCGGCCACAACGAGACGATGAAGTGCGACATGGCCGGCGCCGGCGCCGTCTTCGCCTCCGTCATCGCCGCCGCGCGCCTGGGCCTCCAGGTCAACGTCACCGGCTGGCTGGCGCTGGCCGAGAACATGCCCTCCGGCTCCGCCACCCGCCCCGGCGACGTGCTGCGGATGTACGGCGGCAAGACCGTCGAGGTGCTCAACACCGACGCCGAGGGCCGCCTGGTGCTGGCCGACGCGATCGTCCGCGCCGGCGAGGAGAAGCCGGACGCCATCGTCGACGTGGCGACCCTGACCGGCGCCATGATGATGGCGCTGGGCAGCCGCACCTTCGGCGTGATGGCCAACGACGACGCCTTCCGCGAGACCGTGCACACCCTGGCCGAGTCCGCCGGCGAGCCGGCCTGGCCGATGCCGCTGCCCGCGCACCTGCGCGGCGGCATGGACTCCACCGTGGCCGACATCGCGAACATGGGCGAGCGGATGGGCGGCGGCCTGGTCGCCGGCCTGTTCCTCAAGGAGTTCGTCGCCGACGGCATCACCTGGGCGCACCTGGACATCGCCGGTCCGGCGTTCAACGAGGCGGCCCCGTTCGGCTACACCCCCAAGGGCGGCACCGCCACGGCCGTGCGCACCCTGGTCGCCCTGGCCGAGCACGCGGCCGACGGCAAACTCTGA